The following proteins are encoded in a genomic region of Carassius auratus strain Wakin unplaced genomic scaffold, ASM336829v1 scaf_tig00030267, whole genome shotgun sequence:
- the LOC113080120 gene encoding ankyrin repeat and BTB/POZ domain-containing protein 1-like has protein sequence MDAVDLFSSCRKGDIARVRYLVEQRDVELNIRDKWDSTPLYYACLCGHEELVQYLLANGAKCEANTFDGERCLYGALSDPIRRLLKEYKRITAKAMQRDYYDQFLQTLLEQGSYSDVTFMVHGEMFKAHRCILSARSEYFAHMLETKWKGKSDITLKHPLVNPAAFGAIMQYFYTGRLDIDVNYVEDCKRLAKQCKISELIEELEVKCKQVYEFVSNKPGTCVKVLTLDPHDFQLQDGMALLADSALPAELRVGYGQLPFDLTDSFPSYPDICFRVEGYDFLCHKAFFCARSDYFKALLEDHFSEGETLQAHPSIPVITLHDVSHDLFSRILYYIYSDNTQLTHENVYEVLCVADMYLLPGLKRLCGRTLAVLLNEENVLHMWKTAKLFRLSRLEDQCTEYMAKIIERLVERPEFADMIREDAGNVAARQETDSIPLVDEIRFHITSNVQTYSAIEEANQKLSALELLLVSIGLEC, from the exons ATGGACGCTGTTGATCTGTTTTCAAGCTGCAGAAAGGGCGACATTGCCAGAGTGAG ATACCTGGTTGAACAGAGGGATGTAGAACTGAACATCAGAGATAAGTGGGACAGCACACCTCT GTATTATGCATGTCTCTGTGGACATGAAGAACTGGTGCAGTACCTGCTTGCCAACG gaGCAAAGTGTGAGGCGAACACGTTTGACGGCGAGCGCTGTCTGTACGGAGCGCTGAGCGACCCCATCCGCCGCCTCCTCAAAGAGTACAAGCGCATCACAGCGAAGGCCATGCAGAGAGACTACTACGACCAGTTCCTGCAGAC GCTTTTGGAGCAGGGAAGCTACAGCGATGTGACGTTTATGGTGCACGGTGAGATGTTCAAGGCCCACCGCTGTATCCTGAGTGCCCGATCAGAATACTTCGCACACATGCTGGAGACCAAGTGGAAGGGGAAGAGTGACATTACCCTCAAACATCCACTG GTCAATCCTGCTGCATTTGGTGCAATCATGCAGTATTTCTACACCG GGCGTTTGGATATAGATGTGAACTACGTGGAGGACTGCAAGCGTTTGGCCAAACAGTGCAAGATCAGTGAGCTGATTGAGGAGCTGGAAGTGAAGTGCAAACAGGTTTATGAGTTTG TGTCTAATAAGCCCGGGACGTGTGTGAAGGTGTTGACTCTGGATCCTCATGACTTTCAGCTGCAGGATGGGATGGCTCTGCTGGCTGACAGTGCCCTTCCTGCCGAGCTGCGG GTTGGATACGGCCAGCTTCCTTTCGATCTAACTGATAGTTTTCCGAGTTATCCTGATATCTGCTTCCGGGTGGAGGGCTATGACTTCCTGTGTCATAAG gcGTTTTTCTGTGCTCGTAGTGATTATTTTAAGGCTCTGCTGGAGGATCATTTCAGCGAGGGGGAAACTCTCCAGGCTCATCCCAGTATTCCTGTCATCACCCTTCATGATGTGTCTCACGATTTGTTTTCAAGAATCCTTTACTACATCTACAGTGATAACACTCAG CTCACTCATGAGAATGTGTATGAGGTCCTGTGTGTGGCCGACATGTACCTGTTGCCGGGTCTGAAGCGTCTGTGTGGCAGGACTCTGGCTGTGCTGCTCAATGAGGAGAACGTCCTGCACATGTGGAAGACGGCCAAACTGTTCCGGCTCTCACGTCTGGAGGACCAGTGCACTGAATACATGGCCAAGATCATAGAGCGG CTGGTGGAAAGGCCAGAGTTTGCTGATATGATCAGAGAGGATGCTGGGAATGTGGCGGCCAGGCAGGAGACTGATTCCATCCCTCTGGTAGACGAGATCCGCTTCCATATCACCAGTAACGTTCAGACGTACAGCGCCATCGAGGAGGCCAACCAGAAACTCAGCGCCCTGGAGCTCCTGCTGGTCAGCATCGGCCTGGAGTGCTGA
- the LOC113080115 gene encoding keratin, type II cytoskeletal 8-like produces the protein MSSSKNGFSSRSVGSYPRAGAQIPRQGNSYFGFGNVSPAAAPIRAVSVNTSLLTPADLQLDPDLQAVRIQEKEEIKTLNNRFASFIDKVRKLEQENKLLETKWQLLQKESKPESKLEPMLKSYITTLRSQLEQVNKDREHLDAELRNVHAQVEEQKQRYEDEITNRNTAENEFVFLKKDVDTSYLCKNALEDKIAAVLDDLLFFKSFYEQELRELQADVKDMSVVVQMDNSRQLNMEKIIAAVKSQHEEVSAHSRKEAEVWYKNKFDLISSQADQCNTELKDNKGAIADLKRQITRLQKEIISAKPQRESVEEQIKEAERCGEEAVLDAKEQIKSLEDALQKAKHKMTKHIRDYQELMNVKLALDIEIATYKKLLEGEEDRLGL, from the exons ATGAGCTCTTCCAAGAATGGTTTCAGCAGCCGCTCCGTGGGCTCGTACCCCCGCGCCGGAGCACAAATCCCCCGGCAGGGGAACTCATATTTTGGGTTTGGGAACGTGTCACCGGCTGCGGCCCCCATCAGGGCTGTGTCTGTTAACACAAGCCTCCTAACTCCTGCGGATCTTCAGCTGGACCCGGACCTGCAGGCGGTGCGGATCCAGGAGAAAGAAGAGATCAAAACTCTCAACAATCGCTTTGCCTCCTTCATTGACAAG GTCCGTAAATTAGAGCAGGAGAACAAACTTTTAGAGACTAAATGGCAGCTGCTACAGAAAGAGTCTAAACCCGAGTCTAAACTGGAGCCCATGCTGAAGTCCTACATAACTACCCTGCGGTCACAGCTGGAGCAGGTGAACAAAGACAGAGAACACCTGGACGCCGAGCTCAGGAATGTCCACGCACAGGTTGAGGAACAGAAACAAAG GTATGAAGATGAGATTACTAACAGAAATACAGCtgaaaatgagtttgtttttctGAAGAAG GATGTGGATACTTCATACTTGTGTAAAAATGCCTTGGAAGATAAAATAGCAGCGGTTCTGGATGACCTGCTCTTTTTCAAGAGCTTCTATGAGCAG GAGCTGCGTGAGCTGCAGGCTGACGTGAAGGACATGTCTGTTGTGGTGCAGATGGACAACAGCAGGCAGCTGAACATGGAGAAGATCATCGCTGCTGTGAAGAGCCAGCATGAGGAGGTTTCAGCACACAGCCGAAAGGAAGCTGAGGTCTGGTACAAAAACAAG TTTGACTTGATCTCATCGCAAGCTGACCAGTGCAACACTGAGCTGAAAGACAATAAAGGTGCAATCGCTGATTTGAAAAGGCAGATAACACGACTGCAAAAAGAGATCATCTCAGCAAAACCACAG CGTGAGAGTGTTGAGGAGCAAATCAAAGAGGCGGAGCGTTGTGGTGAGGAGGCGGTGCTTGATGCGAAAGAACAAATAAAATCACTGGAGGACGCACTGCAGAAAGCCAAACACAAAATGACCAAACATATTCGAGACTACCAGGAACTGATGAACGTCAAACTGGCTCTGGATATTGAGATCGCCACCTACAAGAAACTGCTGGAAGGAGAAGAAGACAG GCTTGGACTATAA